One window of the Archangium primigenium genome contains the following:
- the glmU gene encoding bifunctional UDP-N-acetylglucosamine diphosphorylase/glucosamine-1-phosphate N-acetyltransferase GlmU has translation MTTPLAAVVLCAGKGTRMRSEKAKVLHPILGKPLCFYPLMRALELGASPVVPVVGHQAAEVEQAVRALFPAGPLRFALQKEQRGTADAVRSAEGALQGFEGRVLILYGDVPLVRRETLAALVDAHERGGGVLSLVSTRLEDPTGYGRVIREGGKVVRIVEHKDCTPEQREVRDCNAGIYLVDSSFLWTALANIRSTNAQGEFYLTDLVEMAAAQGPVPAIDADFNETAGVNDRVELSARARDLQARINIQHMRNGVSLADPATTYIEEGVTIGSDTEVGPGVSLSGATVVGRHVSIAQGCVLHASSVADGTTLKPYTVLEEAKVGERCILGPFSRLRPGTDLAEEVHLGNFVETKKARIGKGSKANHLAYLGDAKIGSGVNVGAGTITCNYDGVNKHVTELGDKVFIGSDSQLVAPVKVGDGAYVGAGTTVTKDVPPGSLAVSRTPQVNLEGWVERKKARKAKSAEADPVKPDKVSVG, from the coding sequence ATGACAACTCCTCTTGCGGCGGTGGTGCTGTGCGCGGGCAAGGGCACCCGGATGCGCTCGGAGAAGGCGAAGGTCCTTCATCCCATCCTCGGCAAGCCCCTGTGCTTCTATCCCCTGATGCGGGCGCTGGAACTGGGCGCCTCCCCGGTGGTGCCGGTGGTGGGCCACCAGGCGGCGGAGGTGGAGCAGGCCGTGCGCGCGCTCTTCCCCGCGGGCCCCCTGCGCTTCGCGCTGCAGAAGGAGCAGCGGGGCACGGCGGACGCGGTGCGCTCGGCGGAGGGCGCGCTCCAGGGCTTCGAGGGCCGGGTGCTCATCCTCTACGGGGACGTGCCGCTCGTGCGCCGCGAGACGCTCGCCGCGCTGGTGGACGCGCACGAGCGGGGCGGCGGAGTGCTCTCGCTCGTGTCCACGCGCCTGGAGGACCCCACGGGCTACGGCCGGGTCATCCGCGAGGGTGGCAAGGTGGTGCGCATCGTCGAGCACAAGGACTGCACCCCCGAGCAGCGTGAGGTGCGCGACTGCAACGCGGGCATCTACCTCGTCGACTCGTCCTTCCTCTGGACGGCGCTGGCCAACATCCGCAGCACCAACGCCCAGGGCGAGTTCTACCTCACGGACCTGGTGGAGATGGCCGCCGCCCAGGGCCCGGTGCCCGCCATCGACGCGGACTTCAACGAGACGGCCGGGGTGAACGACCGGGTGGAGCTGTCCGCCCGCGCGCGCGACCTGCAGGCGCGCATCAACATCCAGCACATGCGCAACGGCGTGTCGCTCGCCGACCCCGCCACCACCTACATCGAGGAGGGCGTCACCATCGGCTCGGACACCGAGGTGGGTCCAGGTGTGAGCCTGTCAGGCGCCACCGTGGTGGGCCGCCACGTCTCCATTGCCCAGGGCTGCGTCCTGCACGCCTCCTCGGTGGCCGACGGGACGACCCTCAAGCCCTACACGGTGCTGGAGGAGGCCAAGGTGGGGGAGCGGTGTATCCTGGGGCCCTTCTCGCGGCTGCGTCCGGGCACGGACCTCGCGGAGGAGGTGCATCTGGGCAACTTCGTGGAGACCAAGAAGGCGCGCATCGGCAAGGGCTCCAAGGCCAACCATCTGGCCTACCTGGGCGACGCGAAGATCGGCTCCGGGGTGAACGTCGGCGCCGGCACCATCACCTGCAACTATGACGGAGTGAACAAACACGTCACCGAGCTGGGCGACAAAGTGTTCATTGGCTCGGACTCCCAGCTCGTGGCCCCGGTGAAGGTGGGCGACGGTGCCTATGTCGGTGCGGGCACCACGGTGACGAAAGATGTGCCTCCCGGAAGCCTCGCCGTGTCTCGCACGCCGCAGGTGAACCTGGAGGGATGGGTGGAGCGCAAGAAGGCGCGGAAGGCCAAGTCCGCGGAAGCAGACCCGGTCAAGCCGGACAAGGTGTCGGTGGGGTAG